Proteins from a genomic interval of Zonotrichia albicollis isolate bZonAlb1 chromosome 27, bZonAlb1.hap1, whole genome shotgun sequence:
- the NECTIN1 gene encoding nectin-1 isoform X3 yields the protein MASRPQTSCRASWWTIGVCILAAALLPGLQAQSVLVNDSVSGFIGTDVVLHCSFTNPLPIVKITQVTWQKATNGTKQNVAIYNPAMGVSILSPYKERVTFRNPSFKDGTIQLSRLELDDEGVYICEFATFPTGNREGQLNLTVLAKPTNWMEGTKRPLIAKSGRTEKILVATCTSSNGKPPSTVTWDTKLKGEAEFQEIRNSNGTITVISRYRLVPSREAHRQQLMCVVNYQLERFTDSITLNVQYEPEVTIEGFDGNWFLNRKDVKLICKSDANPPAHTYEWKLPNGTLPGSVEIQNNTIYFKGPVSYSVAGTYVCEATNAIGTRSGLVEVNVTEFPYTPSPIDDHKSMVQPNIPTPVIGGIVGGVSLVLLVAVVLFVVLRRRRHTFKGDYSTKKHVYGNGYSKAGIPQHHPPMAQNLQYPDDSDDEKKPGPLGGSTYEDEDEDAGGERKLGGPKAYEEDAKRPYFTVDEGEAHPEPYDERTLGFQYDPEQLDLADNMVSQTDGSFISKKEWYV from the exons GGCTGCAAGCTCAGAGCGTCTTGGTCAATGACTCCGTCTCGGGGTTCATCGGCACGGACGTGGTGCTGCACTGCAGCTTCACCAACCCGCTGCCCATCGTGAAGATCACGCAGGTGACGTGGCAGAAGGCCACCAACGGCACCAAGCAGAATGTGGCCATCTACAACCCCGCCATGGGCGTGTCCATCCTGTCCCCCTACAAGGAGAGGGTGACTTTCCGCAACCCTTCCTTCAAGGATGGCACCATCCAGCTGTCCCGGCTGGAGCTGGACGATGAGGGTGTTTACATCTGTGAGTTTGCCACCTTCCCCACCGGCAACCGGGAAGGGCAGCTGAACCTCACCGTGCTGG CCAAGCCCACCAACTGGATGGAGGGCACCAAGAGGCCTCTAATCGCCAAGTCTGGCAGGACAGAGAAGATCTTGGTGGCCACCTGCACCTCCTCCAACGGGAAACCCCCCAGCACCGTCACCTGGGACACGAAGCTGAAGGGGGAGGCGGAGTTCCAGGAGATCCGGAACAGCAACGGCACCATCACGGTGATCAGCCGGTACCGGCTGGTGCCGAGCCGCGAGGCGCACCGCCAGCAGCTCATGTGCGTGGTCAACTACCAGCTGGAGAGGTTCACCGACAGCATCACCCTCAACGTGCAGT ATGAGCCAGAAGTCACCATCGAGGGCTTTGATGGCAACTGGTTCCTGAACCGCAAGGATGTGAAGCTGATCTGCAAGTCTGATGCCAACCCCCCAGCTCACACCTACGAGTGGAAGCT GCCAAACGGGACCCTGCCAGGGAGTGTGGAAATCCAGAACAACACCATCTACTTCAAAGGGCCCGTGTCCTACAGCGTGGCTGGCACCTACGTCTGCGAGGCCACCAACGCCATCGGGACACGCTCGGGCCTGGTGGAGGTCAATGTCACAG AATTTCCCTACACCCCGTCTCCAATCGATGATCACAAATCCATGGTGCAGCCGAACATCCCCACACCGGTGATTGGGGGCATAGTGGGAGGCGTCTCGCTGGTCCTGCTGGTGGCCGTGGTGCTCTTTGTGGTACTCCGGCGCCGGCGTCACACCTTCAAGGGTGACTACAGCACAAAGAAGCACGTGTACGGCAACGGCTACAGCAAGGCTGGCATCCCACAGCACCACCCCCCCATGGCCCAGAACCTGCAGTACCCCGACGACTCGGACGACGAGAAGAAGCCGGGCCCCTTGGGCGGCAGCACCTACGAGGACGAGGATGAGGATGCCGGAGGAGAGCGCAAGCTGGGCGGCCCCAAAGCCTACGAGGAGGATGCCAAGAGGCCTTACTTCACCGTGGACGAGGGCGAGGCCCACCCCGAACCTTACGACGAGAGGACACTCGGCTTCCAGTACGACCCCGAGCAGCTCGACCTGGCCGACAACATGGTGTCGCAGACCGACGGCTCTTTTATTTCCAAAAAGGAGTGGTACGTGTAG
- the NECTIN1 gene encoding nectin-1 isoform X5 translates to MASRPQTSCRASWWTIGVCILAAALLPGLQAQSVLVNDSVSGFIGTDVVLHCSFTNPLPIVKITQVTWQKATNGTKQNVAIYNPAMGVSILSPYKERVTFRNPSFKDGTIQLSRLELDDEGVYICEFATFPTGNREGQLNLTVLAKPTNWMEGTKRPLIAKSGRTEKILVATCTSSNGKPPSTVTWDTKLKGEAEFQEIRNSNGTITVISRYRLVPSREAHRQQLMCVVNYQLERFTDSITLNVQYEPEVTIEGFDGNWFLNRKDVKLICKSDANPPAHTYEWKLPNGTLPGSVEIQNNTIYFKGPVSYSVAGTYVCEATNAIGTRSGLVEVNVTGRTAPGLLCSMEKTNWGGTQRCVQFCGGVLRTREEMRI, encoded by the exons GGCTGCAAGCTCAGAGCGTCTTGGTCAATGACTCCGTCTCGGGGTTCATCGGCACGGACGTGGTGCTGCACTGCAGCTTCACCAACCCGCTGCCCATCGTGAAGATCACGCAGGTGACGTGGCAGAAGGCCACCAACGGCACCAAGCAGAATGTGGCCATCTACAACCCCGCCATGGGCGTGTCCATCCTGTCCCCCTACAAGGAGAGGGTGACTTTCCGCAACCCTTCCTTCAAGGATGGCACCATCCAGCTGTCCCGGCTGGAGCTGGACGATGAGGGTGTTTACATCTGTGAGTTTGCCACCTTCCCCACCGGCAACCGGGAAGGGCAGCTGAACCTCACCGTGCTGG CCAAGCCCACCAACTGGATGGAGGGCACCAAGAGGCCTCTAATCGCCAAGTCTGGCAGGACAGAGAAGATCTTGGTGGCCACCTGCACCTCCTCCAACGGGAAACCCCCCAGCACCGTCACCTGGGACACGAAGCTGAAGGGGGAGGCGGAGTTCCAGGAGATCCGGAACAGCAACGGCACCATCACGGTGATCAGCCGGTACCGGCTGGTGCCGAGCCGCGAGGCGCACCGCCAGCAGCTCATGTGCGTGGTCAACTACCAGCTGGAGAGGTTCACCGACAGCATCACCCTCAACGTGCAGT ATGAGCCAGAAGTCACCATCGAGGGCTTTGATGGCAACTGGTTCCTGAACCGCAAGGATGTGAAGCTGATCTGCAAGTCTGATGCCAACCCCCCAGCTCACACCTACGAGTGGAAGCT GCCAAACGGGACCCTGCCAGGGAGTGTGGAAATCCAGAACAACACCATCTACTTCAAAGGGCCCGTGTCCTACAGCGTGGCTGGCACCTACGTCTGCGAGGCCACCAACGCCATCGGGACACGCTCGGGCCTGGTGGAGGTCAATGTCACAGGTAGGACAgcacctgggctgctctgcagcatgGAAAAAACAAACTGGGGAGGGACACAAAG GTGTGTGCAGTTCTGTGGTGGTGTTCTtaggacaagggaagagatgaggatctga